From the genome of Excalfactoria chinensis isolate bCotChi1 chromosome 14, bCotChi1.hap2, whole genome shotgun sequence, one region includes:
- the SRL gene encoding sarcalumenin isoform X2 — MKRLNLLCCCVASLLLLGTAEEVEDASEPTKRDRSHLENTLKLNEDKPADDFSGVLQRLRKIYHSSIKPLEQSYRYNELRQHEITDGEITSKPMVLFLGPWSVGKSSMINYLLGLDDTPYQLYTGAEPTTSEFTVIMHGPKLKTIEGIVMAADSARSFSPLEKFGQNFLEKLIGIEVPHKLLERVTFVDTPGIIENRKQQERGYPFNDVCQWFIDRADLIFVVFDPTKLDVGLELEMLFRQLKGRESQIRIILNKADSLATQELMRVYGALFWSLAPLINVTEPPRVYVSSFWPHEYHPDTHRDLFLKEEISLLEDLNQVIENRMENKIAFIRQHAIRVRIHALLVDRYLQTYKDKMTFFSDGELVFRDIVEDPDKFFIFKSILAKTNVSKFDLPNREAYKDFFGINPITSFKLLSQQCSYMGGCYLEKIEKAITRELPDLLGSIGLGKKPNVLSCDVTGCGETPKNRYKKP, encoded by the exons ATGAAGCGCCTcaacctgctgtgctgctgcgtGGCCTCGCTCCTGCTCCTCGGCACGGCAG AAGAGGTTGAGGATGCCAGCGAGCCCACCAAGCGTGACCGGTCCCACCTGGAGAACACCCTCAAGCTGAACGAAGACAAACCTGCTGATGACTTTTCAG GAGTACTGCAGCGGCTGAGGAAGATCTACCACTCCTCCATCAAGCCCCTGGAGCAGTCCTACAGATACAATGAGCTGAGGCAGCATGAGATCACAG ATGGGGAGATCACTTCCAAGCCGATGGTGCTATTCCTGGGACCGTGGAGCGTTGGCAAATCCTCCATGATAAACTACCTCCTCGGGCTGGACGACACTCCCTACCAGCTCTACACAG GGGCAGAACCCACCACCTCTGAATTCACCGTCATCATGCACGGCCCCAAGCTGAAGACCATTGAGGGCATCGTGATGGCTGCTGACAGTGCACGTTCCTTCTCACCCCTGGAGAAGTTCGGGCAGAACTTCTTGGAGAAGCTGATTGGAATAGAGGTGCCCCACAAGCTCCTGGAGCGAGTCACCTTTGTGGACACACCAGGCATCATTGAAAACCGCAAGCAGCAAGAACGAG GTTACCCGTTCAACGATGTGTGCCAGTGGTTCATCGACAGAGCTGATCTCATCTTTGTTGTCTTTGACCCTACGAAGCTGGACGTGGGCCTGGAGCTGGAGATGCTGTTTCGCCAGCTGAAGGGCCGCGAGTCTCAGATCCGAATCATCTTGAACAAAGCCGACAGCCTGGCTACCCAGGAGCTCATGAGGGTCTACGGGGCCTTGTTCTGGAGCTTGGCTCCTCTGATCAATGTCACGGAGCCGCCCAGGGTGTACGTCAGCTCCTTCTGGCCCCACGAGTACCACCCGGATACCCACAGAGACCTGTTCCTCAAAGAAGAGATATCGCTCCTGGAAGATCTCAACCAGGTGATTGAGAACAGGATGGAAAATAAGATCGCCTTCATCCGCCAACACGCCATCCGGGTGCGCATCCACGCCCTGTTGGTCGATCGCTATCTGCAGACCTACAAGGACAAAATGACCTTCTTTAGCGATGGAGAACTGGTGTTCAGAGACATTGTGGAAGATCCTGAcaagttctttatttttaagtccATTCTGGCAAAGACCAATGTCAGCAAATTTGACCTCCCCAACCGCGAGGCTTACAAGGACTTCTTTGGCATCAACCCCATCACCAGTTTTAAGCTGCTGTCTCAGCAGTGTTCCTACATGGGAGGGTGCTACTTAGAGAAGATCGAGAAGGCCATCACTCGTGAGCTTCCCGATCTGCTGGGAAGCATTGGCTTGGGGAAGAAGCCCAACGTTCTCTCCTGCGACGTCACCGGCTGTGGCGAAACCCCAAAGAATCGCTACAAGAAACCGTAA
- the SRL gene encoding sarcalumenin isoform X3, producing the protein MKRLNLLCCCVASLLLLGTADEDVGHAAQRPSSAVQPHVEEMAANGSSKEEDGGGAANTSVLRTTEGGGEREEELKGGLSEAAGQGQEGPDGASEKDAVLGGTAAEGEAAPEPGTQHGGQEEEEADTKEMAPEGKEMEESRVSAPERGEEEGEQSSEEDDEQGESEEDEGKAESEEEGKSAEEGESEEDGAGPEGLEDRAEGTDTEQTSGENSHGKAAAGGEGERRDGPASCHHPPCGDVEPSSGSSSPAAAGDPSTAAQGAAATEDPPTALKIPPAALENPPTAEDPPAAVGDPPADKAPLAEMENPASPSARLAAAEPRRSQIEEVEDASEPTKRDRSHLENTLKLNEDKPADDFSGVLQRLRKIYHSSIKPLEQSYRYNELRQHEITDGEITSKPMVLFLGPWSVGKSSMINYLLGLDDTPYQLYTGAEPTTSEFTVIMHGPKLKTIEGIVMAADSARSFSPLEKFGQNFLEKLIGIEVPHKLLERVTFVDTPGIIENRKQQERGYPFNDVCQWFIDRADLIFVVFDPTKLDVGLELEMLFRQLKGRESQIRIILNKADSLATQELMRVYGALFWSLAPLINVTEPPRVYVSSFWPHEYHPDTHRDLFLKEEISLLEDLNQVIENRMENKIAFIRQHAIRVRIHALLVDRYLQTYKDKMTFFSDGELVFRDIVEDPDKFFIFKSILAKTNVSKFDLPNREAYKDFFGINPITSFKLLSQQCSYMGGCYLEKIEKAITRELPDLLGSIGLGKKPNVLSCDVTGCGETPKNRYKKP; encoded by the exons ATGAAGCGCCTcaacctgctgtgctgctgcgtGGCCTCGCTCCTGCTCCTCGGCACGGCAG ATGAAGATGTTGGCCATGCCGCCCAGCGCCCCTCGTCTGCCGTGCAGCCCCACGTGGAGGAGATGGCCGCCAATGGCAGCTCCAAGGAGGAGGATGGTGGCGGAGCTGCCAACACCTCTGTGCTCAGAACCACAGAGGGAGGCGGCGAGAGGGAGGAAGAGCTGAAGGGAGGCCTGAGCgaggctgcagggcagggccAGGAGGGGCCTGACGGGGCATCGGAAAAGGACGCCGTGTTGGGCGGCACTGCAGCAGAGGGAGAGGCTGCCCCGGAGCCTGGCACACAACATGGCGgccaggaggaagaggaggctgacaCCAAGGAAATGGCCccagagggaaaggaaatggaggaGTCAAGAGTGTCTGCTCCcgagagaggagaggaagagggtgagcagagctcagaggaagATGACGAGCAGGGGGAGTCTGAGGAAGATGAAGGCAAAGCAGAGtcagaggaggaagggaagtcTGCAGAGGAGGGAGAGTCTGAGGAGGATGGTGCCGGCCCAGAGGGGCTGGAGGACAGAGCTGAAGGGACCGACACGGAACAGACTTCAGGGGAAAACAGCCACGGCAAGGCAGCAGCCGGCGGTGAGGGAGAGCGGAGGGATGGCCCTGCCAGCTGCCATCACCCACCCTGCGGGGACGTGGAGCCCAGctcgggcagcagcagcccggcagcagcaggagaCCCATCtacagcagcacaaggagcagcagcaacagaagaCCCACCAACAGCGCTCAAAatcccaccagcagcactggagaACCCTCCAACAGCAGAAGaccctccagcagcagtgggagacCCCCCAGCAGACAAGGCGCCATTAGCAGAAATGGAGAACCCAGCCAGCCCCAGTGCCCGCCTCGCTGCCGCTGAGCCCCGGCGCAGCCAGATAG AAGAGGTTGAGGATGCCAGCGAGCCCACCAAGCGTGACCGGTCCCACCTGGAGAACACCCTCAAGCTGAACGAAGACAAACCTGCTGATGACTTTTCAG GAGTACTGCAGCGGCTGAGGAAGATCTACCACTCCTCCATCAAGCCCCTGGAGCAGTCCTACAGATACAATGAGCTGAGGCAGCATGAGATCACAG ATGGGGAGATCACTTCCAAGCCGATGGTGCTATTCCTGGGACCGTGGAGCGTTGGCAAATCCTCCATGATAAACTACCTCCTCGGGCTGGACGACACTCCCTACCAGCTCTACACAG GGGCAGAACCCACCACCTCTGAATTCACCGTCATCATGCACGGCCCCAAGCTGAAGACCATTGAGGGCATCGTGATGGCTGCTGACAGTGCACGTTCCTTCTCACCCCTGGAGAAGTTCGGGCAGAACTTCTTGGAGAAGCTGATTGGAATAGAGGTGCCCCACAAGCTCCTGGAGCGAGTCACCTTTGTGGACACACCAGGCATCATTGAAAACCGCAAGCAGCAAGAACGAG GTTACCCGTTCAACGATGTGTGCCAGTGGTTCATCGACAGAGCTGATCTCATCTTTGTTGTCTTTGACCCTACGAAGCTGGACGTGGGCCTGGAGCTGGAGATGCTGTTTCGCCAGCTGAAGGGCCGCGAGTCTCAGATCCGAATCATCTTGAACAAAGCCGACAGCCTGGCTACCCAGGAGCTCATGAGGGTCTACGGGGCCTTGTTCTGGAGCTTGGCTCCTCTGATCAATGTCACGGAGCCGCCCAGGGTGTACGTCAGCTCCTTCTGGCCCCACGAGTACCACCCGGATACCCACAGAGACCTGTTCCTCAAAGAAGAGATATCGCTCCTGGAAGATCTCAACCAGGTGATTGAGAACAGGATGGAAAATAAGATCGCCTTCATCCGCCAACACGCCATCCGGGTGCGCATCCACGCCCTGTTGGTCGATCGCTATCTGCAGACCTACAAGGACAAAATGACCTTCTTTAGCGATGGAGAACTGGTGTTCAGAGACATTGTGGAAGATCCTGAcaagttctttatttttaagtccATTCTGGCAAAGACCAATGTCAGCAAATTTGACCTCCCCAACCGCGAGGCTTACAAGGACTTCTTTGGCATCAACCCCATCACCAGTTTTAAGCTGCTGTCTCAGCAGTGTTCCTACATGGGAGGGTGCTACTTAGAGAAGATCGAGAAGGCCATCACTCGTGAGCTTCCCGATCTGCTGGGAAGCATTGGCTTGGGGAAGAAGCCCAACGTTCTCTCCTGCGACGTCACCGGCTGTGGCGAAACCCCAAAGAATCGCTACAAGAAACCGTAA
- the TFAP4 gene encoding transcription factor AP-4, producing the protein MGGGGTGRRGDRPARNQRLPAAPPAPRCPPPPRSAPNPAPSFVYMGRWLAEAAPPGEGALLCSHQLFPALRHTHTHTHTHTHTRPLQPRRSRSSPGPAPSGAPQPSGMEYFVVPAQKMPSLQHFRKSEKEVIGGLCSLANIPLTPETQRDQERRIRREIANSNERRRMQSINAGFQSLKTLIPHTDGEKLSKAAILQQTAEYIFSLEQEKTRLLQQNTQLKRFIQEFSGSSPKRRRAEDKDEGIGSPDIWEDEKAEDLRREMIELRQQLDKERSVRMMLEEQVRSLEAHMYPEKLKVIAQQVQLQQQQEQVRLLHQEKLEREQQIRTQLLPAHGPPAPTHHPTVIVPAPPPSHHVTVVTMGPSSVINTVSTSRQNLDTIVQAIQHIEGTQEKQLQEEEQRRAVIVTPARACPEPSASDTASDTEGNDSDSMDQSKEDPLGEGELP; encoded by the exons atgggggggggggggacggggcGCCGCGGGGACCGACCCGCCCGCAACCAGCGTCTCCCCGCCGCCCCtccggccccgcgctgcccccccccgccccgctccgcgccgAATCCCGCGCCGTCCTTTGTTTACATGGGCCGGTGGCTGGCGGAGGCGGCGCCGCCGGGGGAGGGAGCGCTGCTGTGCTCGCACCAGCTGTTTCCCGCCTTgagacacacgcacacacacacacacacacacacacacacacgcccGCTCCAGCCCCGCCGCAGTCGCTCctcgcccggccccgcgcccaGCGGCGCCCCGCAGCCGTCCGGCATGGAGTACTTCGTGGTGCCCGCCCAGAAGatgccatccctgcagcacttcAGGAAATCCGAGAAGGAGGTCATCGGCGGGCTGTGCAG CCTGGCCAACATCCCATTGACTCCTGAGACCCAGCGGGACCAGGAGCGGCGGATACGTAGGGAAATCGCCAACAGCAACGAGAGAAGGCGGATGCAAAGCATCAATGCTGGCTTCCAGTCGTTGAAAACCCTCATCCCGCACACGGACGGGGAGAAGCTCAGCAAG GCGGCCATCCTCCAGCAGACAGCTGAGTACATCTTCTCCCTGGAGCAGGAGAAGACCCGGCTACTACAGCAGAACACCCAGCTCAAGCGGTTCATCCAG GAGTTCAGCGGTTCCTCCCCAAAGCGGCGACGAGCGGAGGACAAAGATGAAGGCATCGGCTCGCCAGACATCTGGGAGGATGAGAAGGCCGAGGACCTGCGGCGAGAAATGATTGAGCTCCGGCAGCAGCTGGACAAGGAGCGCTCTGTCCGCAtgatgctggaggagcag GTTCGCTCGCTGGAAGCCCACATGTACCCCGAGAAGCTGAAGGTGATTGCTCAGCaggtgcagctccagcagcagcaggagcaggtgAGGTTACTGCACCAGGAGAAGCTGGAGCGGGAGCAGCAGATCCGAACTCAG ctcctgccagcaCACGGTCCCCCAGCGCCCACCCACCACCCCACTGTGATCGTaccagcaccacctccctcccaTCATGTCACCGTGGTCACCATGGGCCCGTCCTCGGTCATCAACACAGTCTCCACGTCCCGGCAAAACCTGGACACCATCGTTCAG GCCATCCAGCACATCGAGGGCAcgcaggagaagcagctgcaggaagaggaGCAGCGACGTGCCGTCATCGTGACGCCCGCACGTGCCTGCCCAGAGCCCTCCGCCTCCGACACCGCCTCCGACACGGAGGGCAACGACAGTGACTCCATGGACCAGAGCAAAGAAGACCCTTTGGGGGAAGGGGAGCTGCCCTGA
- the SRL gene encoding sarcalumenin isoform X1, which yields MKRLNLLCCCVASLLLLGTAEEVEDASEPTKRDRSHLENTLKLNEDKPADDFSGVLQRLRKIYHSSIKPLEQSYRYNELRQHEITAYPGRTLGSSATDGEITSKPMVLFLGPWSVGKSSMINYLLGLDDTPYQLYTGAEPTTSEFTVIMHGPKLKTIEGIVMAADSARSFSPLEKFGQNFLEKLIGIEVPHKLLERVTFVDTPGIIENRKQQERGYPFNDVCQWFIDRADLIFVVFDPTKLDVGLELEMLFRQLKGRESQIRIILNKADSLATQELMRVYGALFWSLAPLINVTEPPRVYVSSFWPHEYHPDTHRDLFLKEEISLLEDLNQVIENRMENKIAFIRQHAIRVRIHALLVDRYLQTYKDKMTFFSDGELVFRDIVEDPDKFFIFKSILAKTNVSKFDLPNREAYKDFFGINPITSFKLLSQQCSYMGGCYLEKIEKAITRELPDLLGSIGLGKKPNVLSCDVTGCGETPKNRYKKP from the exons ATGAAGCGCCTcaacctgctgtgctgctgcgtGGCCTCGCTCCTGCTCCTCGGCACGGCAG AAGAGGTTGAGGATGCCAGCGAGCCCACCAAGCGTGACCGGTCCCACCTGGAGAACACCCTCAAGCTGAACGAAGACAAACCTGCTGATGACTTTTCAG GAGTACTGCAGCGGCTGAGGAAGATCTACCACTCCTCCATCAAGCCCCTGGAGCAGTCCTACAGATACAATGAGCTGAGGCAGCATGAGATCACAG CTTACCCCGGACGCACCCTGGGCTCTTCTGCCACAG ATGGGGAGATCACTTCCAAGCCGATGGTGCTATTCCTGGGACCGTGGAGCGTTGGCAAATCCTCCATGATAAACTACCTCCTCGGGCTGGACGACACTCCCTACCAGCTCTACACAG GGGCAGAACCCACCACCTCTGAATTCACCGTCATCATGCACGGCCCCAAGCTGAAGACCATTGAGGGCATCGTGATGGCTGCTGACAGTGCACGTTCCTTCTCACCCCTGGAGAAGTTCGGGCAGAACTTCTTGGAGAAGCTGATTGGAATAGAGGTGCCCCACAAGCTCCTGGAGCGAGTCACCTTTGTGGACACACCAGGCATCATTGAAAACCGCAAGCAGCAAGAACGAG GTTACCCGTTCAACGATGTGTGCCAGTGGTTCATCGACAGAGCTGATCTCATCTTTGTTGTCTTTGACCCTACGAAGCTGGACGTGGGCCTGGAGCTGGAGATGCTGTTTCGCCAGCTGAAGGGCCGCGAGTCTCAGATCCGAATCATCTTGAACAAAGCCGACAGCCTGGCTACCCAGGAGCTCATGAGGGTCTACGGGGCCTTGTTCTGGAGCTTGGCTCCTCTGATCAATGTCACGGAGCCGCCCAGGGTGTACGTCAGCTCCTTCTGGCCCCACGAGTACCACCCGGATACCCACAGAGACCTGTTCCTCAAAGAAGAGATATCGCTCCTGGAAGATCTCAACCAGGTGATTGAGAACAGGATGGAAAATAAGATCGCCTTCATCCGCCAACACGCCATCCGGGTGCGCATCCACGCCCTGTTGGTCGATCGCTATCTGCAGACCTACAAGGACAAAATGACCTTCTTTAGCGATGGAGAACTGGTGTTCAGAGACATTGTGGAAGATCCTGAcaagttctttatttttaagtccATTCTGGCAAAGACCAATGTCAGCAAATTTGACCTCCCCAACCGCGAGGCTTACAAGGACTTCTTTGGCATCAACCCCATCACCAGTTTTAAGCTGCTGTCTCAGCAGTGTTCCTACATGGGAGGGTGCTACTTAGAGAAGATCGAGAAGGCCATCACTCGTGAGCTTCCCGATCTGCTGGGAAGCATTGGCTTGGGGAAGAAGCCCAACGTTCTCTCCTGCGACGTCACCGGCTGTGGCGAAACCCCAAAGAATCGCTACAAGAAACCGTAA
- the GLIS2 gene encoding LOW QUALITY PROTEIN: zinc finger protein GLIS2 (The sequence of the model RefSeq protein was modified relative to this genomic sequence to represent the inferred CDS: deleted 2 bases in 1 codon) — protein MHSLDEPLDLKLSISKVRSAREKRERAPPGPRPRAVPPPPPPPPPPPPVGESRGSARGGRRAGPGPGLLAHSKALEKRFPALPVMDLSLSPPPGVESPGGGGASLSPERHSDPPVPALPHDFQSLRYIDGIPGSFQFFLPLGAGGALHLPSFLPPPKDKRLSPELPLPKQLVCRWSKCNQFFDLLQDLVDHVNDFHVKPEKDAGYCCHWEGCARHGRGFNARYKMLIHIRTHTNEKPHRCPTCNKSFSRLENLKIHNRSHTGEKPYICPYEGCNKRYSNSSDRFKHTRTHYVEKPYYCKMPGCHKRYTDPSSLRKHIKAHGHFVSHEHHEMLKAHAPPKGSADAPYANGAQLLLPNPAALFAPHALPALPLPLAPAPLDLSALGCGSGGSLPALPGPALPLNGGGPLNLAKGPLLPSPFAAGGLGLPVMSLLAGGAKAEAEEAEGRKGGKEGRKAGGRRTEPGRLRAPPESLALLPGAVLDLSTGVGAAGSPPEALPPGWVVIPPGSLLLKPAVVN, from the exons ATGCATTCGCTGGACGAGCCGCTGGACCTCAAGCTGAGCATCTCCAAAGTGCGGAGCGCCCGAGAGAAACGGGAACGCGCCCCCCCAGGACCACGGCCCCGTgccgtcccccccccc ccgccgccgccgcccccccccccgccggTCGGGGAGAGCCGGGGCTCCGcgcggggggggcggcgggcaggGCCGGGCCCCGGGCTGTTGGCACACTCCAAAGCGCTGGAGAAGCGCTTCCCGGCCCTCCCCGTCATGGACCTCAGCCTCTCGCCCCCCCCCGGCGTGGAGTccccggggggcggcggcgctTCGCTGTCTCCCGAGCGGCACAGCGACCCCCCCGTGCCCGCCCTCCCCCAC GATTTCCAGTCCCTGCGCTACATCGACGGCATCCCCGGCTCCTTCCAGTTCTTCCTGCCGCTGGGCGCGGGGGGGGCTCTGCACCTGCCCTCCTTCCTGCCCCCCCCCAAGGACAAACGCCTTTCCCCGGAGCTGCCCCTCCCCAAGCAGCTCGTCTGCCGCTGGTCCAAG TGCAACCAATTCTTTGACCTCCTGCAAGACCTGGTGGATCACGTCAACGACTTCCACGTCAAACCCGAGAAGGACGCGGGGTATTGCTGCCATTGGGAGGGCTGTGCCCGGCACGGCCGCGGCTTCAACGCCAG GTACAAGATGCTGATCCACATCCGGACACACACCAACGAGAAGCCGCATCGCTGCCCCACCTGCAACAAGAGCTTCTCCCGCCTGGAGAACCTGAAGATCCACAACCGCTCACACACCG GGGAGAAGCCCTACATCTGCCCCTACGAAGGCTGCAACAAACGCTACTCCAACTCCAGCGACCGCTTCAAGCACACCCGCACGCACTACGTGGAGAAGCCCTACTACTGCAAGATGCCGGGCTGCCACAAGCGCTACACGGACCCCAGCTCGCTCCGCAAGCACATCAAAGCCCACGGGCACTTCGTGTCCCACGAGCACCACGAGATGCTGAAGGCCCACGCGCCCCCCAAGGGCTCTGCGGACGCACCCTACGCCAACGGGgcgcagctcctcctgcccaaCCCCGCCGCCCTCTTTGCGCCCCACGCGCTGCCCGCTCTGCCCCTCCCTCTGGCTCCGGCCCCGCTCGACCTGAGCGCTCTGGGCTGTGGGTCGGGGGGTTCGCTGCCCGCCctgcccggccccgcgctgcccctCAATGGCGGCGGCCCGCTGAACTTGGCCAAAGGGCCGCTGCTGCCATCGCCCTTCGCGGCCGGCGGCCTGGGGCTGCCCGTCATGTCGCTGCTGGCCGGCGGGGCGAAGGCCGAGGCCGAGGAGGCCGAGGGGCGGAAGGGTGGCAAGGAGGGTCGCAAGGCGGGCGGCCGTCGGACGGAGCCGGGTCGCCTGCGGGCCCCCCCCGAGAGCCTGGCGCTGCTGCCGGGGGCCGTGCTCGACCTCTCGACGGGGGTGGGTGCAGCGGGCAGCCCCCCCGAGGCGCTGCCGCCCGGCTGGGTGGTCATCCCGCCTGGCTCCCTGCTGCTCAAACCAGCGGTGGTGAATtga